In Leptidea sinapis chromosome 2, ilLepSina1.1, whole genome shotgun sequence, the sequence AGAAAAAACGATCGAATGGAATCGTTTCTTCCGGGCAAATAATATGGTCGTACTGGCAAATACTGACGAAGTGGTGAAGTAATTATCAACAGCACTAagttgtcagcaatttagacgATTAGTTACTAATCCTTCTAACTTGTTATCCGTGATCGTGCAGTCGTATCAGGGTCGCTGCATACGTAACAAGATATAACACGAACGGTACGTGAACGGGACAAAGATGTGACTTGTCTGTTCAAAACGGAAATGTGGCGCTAAAACATACAAATTGTGATAGTGAACTGAACATAAAGTTTTTTGtcgatattttaaatttgacaacgggcaagaggctcacgagaTTGGGGGTGGTCAGGCTGCTGCCCATGTACATCAGCAACACCTGGGGTCAAGATGCGTTACCGGCCTCGGGAGTATGCTGTATACTTGAAGATCCCTAAATcgtataattacattttaattagaAAGAACTTTAAatcgatacctcagttccaagGAGTAACAATTCTGAAAAGGGTTttcaaacaaaattcaaaaactctTCGTGTTATCACTGTATTAAACGTAAATATATTGGAAGTAACTACTAAACTTAATTCACATATCGATTTGTTTCTTTGTCGTAATGTTGGGTTATtgtttatggaacaatttctaATACTTATCTCAAACTTACTGTATTTCAGACGTGTTACATTTTGGAACTAAGATATTGTTATATATCTTATGGCATTGAAGTAAGTTAGTGGTTGATGATATCTCTAGAAAATTCACTATAGTTTGGCGGCCGTTCCCAAAATTCAGTCtttctccggttgtggcctacttgagttAAAAATCTATcaaactatcgttgaattttctgtcccggTAAATAGTAAAGTTATCAACGTAGGTAACTCACtttatctgtacacgctgtctgccaataggaggacgtatagctttaccagcgatagaaattgcaattcacgcgtcccaatataatgcgataagaatgacttatcgggtatattaggacagcttcagattattgacagctaattactggcagtagaaggtagcaatttatctctatctgtagatagtacattgggaacgaccgtaagTTGATAAGGCTTGATAAGACTTACCATGATTGTAAGTCCCAAGAAAATAATTTCTGTGACCAGAAATGGTATACTTATAACTTCATCAGCCCCGGCCAACTGAACCTTTTCCTCAGCTCGTATCGACCTCCTCACAAAACAGACAATTTTACAAAACAGTCTTTGAAAGATATTCGCAAATCCGTTACCCAACATGTAATCAATGAGCATTAAACTGGACACAGAGAGACCGAACACAGTAAGGCTGAGGATTTCAGGCAACATTTTGCACCCAGAGAACAGGCATTTGGAGACagataattttacattattttatataacagaCGGAGGATTTTTTGTTGCGATTCGCATCAATGATTAAAAATGACTTATGTATGACGTTAGTGGTATTAGATTTTAAACAAGAAGTATTGAagaagtacctatgtataaattaatacCTAAGTATCGACACCTTCTCTGTGGTGTAACTAACAGTcgtagatagaagatgaacaatagatgtatcacaaaaataacaataataatgtgacaGAAACACATAAATTAGATTGGTATTGAGAGTAAGCGAGATACACTACAATATCTGCTATCCTTTTAGGGTATgcgattttttttgtttggacCCAGGTCGTTGGTTCCCAACAAACAATGGCGGCCGTGGTgcaatattgtttaatttaaattctaattgACTAAGTTCTGATCGTAAATAAGTAATTGAGTGATTCGGTGTGACAACCGTCGGACAAACGTCCCATATTCTAATAATAACTGAATTCTGATTGATAATAACTGATTGTTGTCTATTATGTTGTACAAATCGTCCAGAACGAAAAAATAATACACGTCACAATCTATCTCATTTACATACGCTGACAGCAtatctacccccttattcataatagtctgctaacttaaagcattgctaattctcactctgtcttcttctattgacctaagtcagaatgagaaaaaacactcctaagcggctgtttaaagttagcggaccattatgaataagggggcttgTGTTCATATTCTATCTACGTATCCATCCCTTCCCTGTCGTATAACTATTAGTAAACCCGTGGACGTACAACATAATAGAGTATTGACAAAAAAAGCTTGCAAGACAGAAGAATGTCGCTAACAGAgacacagcaagatagaaaacatataatcaaaccatattatttatacctCTGAATTTATCTTTATCCCATaaaatacacacatacacacacacacacacaaacacacacacacacaaacacacacaacatacatacacatttaatttatatttattattaataacttcaTTGGTATTGTCATTTGCCGGGGAATCGCTGAATCatgaagatacagttttaaccaGTTTCGGGGTCCCAACATTTTAATATGACTGCAAAaccaatgttattattattacaattaacaataaaaagctgttaataattagtattatacaaAAACATCGTACATTTAGTACATTAAGTTACTTACAATGAGTGTAAGAAAAGatgaaataaactattattattatattattaaaattactgaacccgcaatacctgtaaaatactttttaaattattaaattcggACCTTCCATTCAAAAGAAATGTATGTGTTGTGTCTAGTTACAAGTCATTGtaatttcaaaattgttttcctaattttatttcatgtatAGCGATAAGCCATACAGTGAAAAGCAAATAAACTCCCTAAAATCTATTTGGTAACCATGGCAACTAAATGTTGTTTATTGCCACAGGAAACCACgcgataatattatgttttgacgtcaaattttgtaatgaaaccgtgatatatttacatttgttataattttactacACTAAATCAAAAtggtaagttttattttaaaaacttttttatatttatgaagcTAATGGGCCAAAATGTTATAGATTGTATTAAGTTattgttatgtaaataaattcTGAGTGTTGcatatttaatatgttttaatatgaatttcAGCCACCAAAAGGAGGGAAAAAAGCACCAGGTATAATGTTTATGATGGCTATCaaaattgatgaaataaaagatatattttgaacttgattataataaaatgaaatattttttagctATCATCATCGATGGAGTGGATACGTCTGAGATGTCAAGAGAAAAACTTGAGCAGTTCGCTCTTAAAGTTAAAGAGGAGCTAGATAAGGAACGGGAAGAAAGAAACTACTTTCAACTTGAGAGGGATAAAATAAGAACTTTCTGGGAGATAACACGTCAACAATTAGAAGAAGCAAAGGCTGAATTGAGAAATAAAGAAAGAGCTACCGAAGAAGCACAAGAAGAAAATGAAGCGCTTTTGGAAACAGAGAAGCAAAAAATCAAACATCTTAAGTATGAGCAGCAAGCAGCTGCGGCTGCTTTAAGAGCTGAAAATCTGGTAGCATTAAAATCTGCTAAAGAAGAATATACGGAACAAGAGATAGAACTTTTGCATGATAAAAGAGTCATACGTCAAGAAATGAGGGAGAAACAATTATCAGCACAAGATGAACTTCGACGCGCTAAGCTCATTCATGCTGAGGAATTATCGAAAGTCAGAGCTGAGTTTGAAGAGAGGGCTCGTCAAATTGAAGATAAAGCTGATAAGAAGCTGCATGAGACAAAAGTGGAGTTAACTGTCAAACATAGAACAGAAATAGCAGAGGTTGAGGagagaaaaaataaacaactatCGGAGCTGATTGCACATCACGAAAGAGCATTCTCAGATTTAAAGAACTACTACAACGATATAACGCTGAATAACTTaggtaacaaatttaaaataacacataCAAGCACACTCACATACGCAcaccttgttcccgtcggggtaggcagagataATAGAATGCCACtcgcttctatccttacaaaccaaGCGCTTCCTCaacattactcttttcatataTGCTCGCCGCTTGCTTCAGTCCTTTCCTTTCCTCAAAACGTCATTTgctcgacgaatgttctacgaagTCTCCCGCGACCAAcctgcccacacacacttgccttaaaTATTTGatgcatcattatttttttactcattcgccccacgtgtccaaaccatttcagcattcctttctcagtccttgtcacaacatcttctttcagcttgctcgtattaccgcattcggaattatATCAATCAGTcataccccacacatactacgccaTGATCGCATCttaactgcgttaattctgcttatatgcttcttctgccataccaaactctcacttccgtacattaacgtggcgacagcAATTTAACATTAcgtcttatttaaataatctcTTGCATAAACTTCAATGCATATTCTGATACATGATTACATAAAAATGTCACATGTCTATGCTACGTAACAGTTTAATGTCTACGAAGTTCATTACTTTCCCAGCTTTTTTGTTTTACATACATGATCATGAGTCCATAGCATTGCCAATATGGTTTGAGTCATAACGCATCGAAAGACGATCGAAATCGTAACGTAATCCGATAAAACCGCGATCTCATATCCGTTAATGTGTAATATTATCTTGATGTTTTCAATGATTATTGATCTCATATTTTGTGGCctatattataatcttaataaattctttatacaTGTATAAAATCACCCATCCTTAATTGAAATctcatttaaatcaaatcttttacaaaaatatgcaaattaaTGTAACATAAGAAGAAAACCCAATAATGAATACATGTGTAAAATGTTACAGGATTAATAAGCAGTCTTAAACAACAGATGGAAGAAATGCAAAAAGTTAAAGAGAGGGCAGAGAAAATAGCAAGAGACGCCGTGGCTGAATCAAAGAGTCTGCGTGAACCTTTGGAAGCTGCTATCATTGATAACAAGGAGTTGAAACGGCAAATGTCTAACTATGATAGAGATAAGGCTTCATTAGCTGtaagtaattcaaattcaaattcaaatagtttatttctcaaagtaggataaccgcatcactttttgaagtcaagaatatatacaaataatagaataatacagtcctactgcttataaattaaaatagtatgcagaccttaaaattatttacattgctttaatcccatgcacttttatctgttatataatctttaattgtataataagctttttttaaaagtttctgtttaacaagtattttaaacttttttaactgtagtttgcaaatttcttcagggattttattacaaaaacggACACATTGTTCTCTGAATaatttgtctattttcgttagccttgtgtgaatcagagcaagattatgtttatttctagtggtgcagttatgaatgtcactattttttttaaaacgatcaAATAATCTTGTTAACAATATTACCGACGATTATATAAGTTTTGAAACTGTAAAACAAAGCATATTGAAGGTCATCGatccaaattaaaattttctaagcttcctaaagacgcttaaacaatattatttaaagtgattattattattatgaaaattaccattaatgatagctacctatttatttcctatattcagtaggtttgactatgtcgttGACTTCCAACGCAGACTTTATTACTATCTACAaataatgtaggtttgacaacaaAAGAATTATACATACCTATTGATATTACAGAAAAAACTGAGCTTTTTCTATGAGATGACCTTATACTTGGTAGGTACAGTTTTtggtaaagaagacaaccctaatgcCCGCgaatagaaagagaggcaacaatatatgaataaaaatgtaattaattgcgctgtgcgatctgaattacgcCTTATTGTATAGCCGCAAGAGCACTATTTCTTTGATTagttttgcggagtgagacttctgtacttgtactataaCATATTCTTTGGTTTCGGTGAATATAGTTCGATGTAATGCGTGATGAAATCGCGGGGTATGAAATTCGCGGGTGTAAATCTAAGTTTGAGCTGAGGTATAGCGGGCTCttgtatgaatataatatataaatagtagcTGTATGTTACAGGCCAAAACAAAACAACTCGCATCATTGGAAAAGCAATTTGAAGTTCTCAAGTGGGAGTACGAAGTTATACAAGTACGCTTCGATCGAATCTTAGTTGAGCGAGACGAATTAAAGGCAAGGTAGAAAACtaaaatgattttgtaatctttatatataatataaatccagtgtcctgatgtttgtttccagtgaactcctaaactaataaacagattttaatggggatttcttcatggagtgcagtttagtccaacttgagagatataaTAGTTACTGTTTCGATTtgggacacataattatttttattttcaatattcgtTTTATATGGACATTTATGACGACTCCTATAGTCTAGTTGTTAGTGACCCTTCCTACTAAGCtggggttcgaatcccggtaggtgcaatcatttatatgatgaatatcaatgtttgtttccgagttgtatttgtatttaagtatcgttgtcttgtacccatagtacaggctatgtctagtttggggcaaaataatttgtgtaacagtgtgtcaatattattattattattttctatgagagaatttattgactcaCGGTTCTGCTGTGaactaatttcattataacaacagggaacaaattttacgaaatacttcttgattttatgaaatgttATAGAGAATTTCAAAAAACAGTATCTTATTTATCATGTACATAACAACGACTGATGGTTCAGCTAGAATATGTATAAAATCATAGATTACTAATGCCATGCTGCCCGTTGGTCTGACCAACCGTCCTTCAGCGGATGACGGGAGgacatttttttacttactcaaTACTCATGGAAGGTATTGAGTATTGAAGCAAATTAAagagtattaaataattttaatatttcagttAATCATATGATTAACTTTTAAGACGATTCATAATATATTGGTTGCACCTTACCAACTAAttcgttaatttgttatgtatattacagccatattttttgtttttttttttatccataAAGTTTATATTCCGCCAGGCCCAGAAAAGTGTACAGAAAATAGTAGTAGTATAGCAGTAGTCCATGAGCGCCAAGCACAGAGGATAGGACACCTTCTTGGCAACCGCTGTTGTTATAATGTAGGCCAGGACTCCAGCACCTGCAGTGTACCAGCCCCAAGTTCTGTTTTGCTCGTGGGAGTAGACACACAGGGATACAATGTTGCAAGCTTAGATGCGGGTTATCGCTTCCTGCCAAAGCTAGTGCGAAGGGGATTAGGCCGGAAACAAGATGGATAGCGCTCATGTTCCGGTCGTTGCGGTGTATAACTGCGTTCAGGCAGGGTAGGGCTAGGtatatttgattgaaataaGTGGCCGTTTctcgtatgttcttctcacgagctcaactttttccaaactatggtaaattcagtaatttaaacgaaatatttgtagtgacgatgcaaaagcgcttagcttgagcctaattgaataaagtttatttgactttgacttattctgggattattttgtaaaagtataatatatatctaaatcGCCCAACAACAGAATTACTAAatcgaattattattattaatcgaGTATTAGGCAGGACAGACactggtataaaaatatatataaagatacctATAACTAGCTGTTACCTACGACTTCGTCAGTATTTACcagtgtaaccatataagttggTGTTCTAATACTgtcacatacatatataaaaaacaatcatatatctCTAACATCGTTAACGCATCGTTCGTATGAAgcgtattaaaatttgaataccACGAAAAAGTTTGTATAGTTTTCTGGTTAGTCAGTGACAactaatgtggctttctattggtaatagaattttcaaaatcggttctgtagatccagagattaacCTCACAAACGTTACCtcaatttaacattaatatatatgctatttaaagttatacaaatttaatttgtaaccaaaatttatgaacgatgcggcactcgaactCTTGGGTTCTATACCAGCGCTCtctccaactgagccaaccgttcgagtacgcacaggtcgtaaattttggcatattttaaatttttaagtttgtgTGTTGGTTTTGCAGATTCTCTAGAGCAGTTCTTGAAGTACAACAGAGAGCGGCGTTGAAGACCGCTTTGTTGGAAGCTAAGCTCAAACATTTTGAAGGCAGAGACATGGGTCCTAGTGAATTACATGTAAgcagtgataattatattaatataattatggaaATAAGAATAAGTAagtgatggttattgatacgtcctgcccattacaatgtagtacctctgagtggaactacaaatgcgctcgtcaccttgagacatgagatgttaagtctcatttgcccagaaatttcagtagctatggcatccttcagactgaaacaaaatagtgcttacacattattgcttcacggcagaaataggcactgttgtggtacccataatctagcctgcaacctgtgcaaagcctcccactccaattatttatgaatattatataatgtattccAATACAAACTAAAGTAGGTTTTCCCTGCAGAACATTCATCAATTATGTAGAAAgcttaatttgattaaaatcatAGATATATtttgcgtctagatagagcaaATTGATGTCAGGCAACGCATAACAACGGGCCAGGTGTATTACTGCACTCGCGATATGTCAGTTATACTATTCTTTTcgactttttcacagctgtcatagtctatctagatgtattaatTATCTACGACCATTTGAATAATAGAAAAAGGAGACCGCTTGTGTTTCCTTCTCTCAGCTGTCAACGAACTGATTGCCAAAATTAGGGCGCTTTCGAGTCCACTgtcctgtataaataccactggacaggctattcCATATGTTTTACaagaaattttttgtgcctaggtatttgaagcgccactcgcgagcgtccagagaactaattttttACGTATactacaaatggctgcgaaggaacgtataatactctgaagtattttttaatttgaattaatttcgttcgttttccgtgttatacttcaagaatcaacgtaataaagtacacatttttttttgtaaatagtttcccaccatctatcgctgtttgctgaggttgtcatcactagttttagtaccttAGACTCTCACTACATGggcaacagcgccaaaatggcgaatatcaaacaggcacaatttaagaactttgacagccgccagtcgaGTGGTATATGGTAGAGGTCAGCGTTTCGAGTCACCTTACAATAATTTGCTGTCCAACGATTTTTATGTTTACTTCAAACTGTGGCATCATTGGAATGTACTTTGAAGTCTTTAAAGTTGTTCTttattgttgttatttatttttactactaaaaaaaacagaaaacttGTACTTTAAACAGAAACAGAACAGAAAGTCAAGAGGGATGATATCATGGCTTTTGGCTTTATATGAGAATAGCTCATGCGTTCTCAGGActatacttttaatttaaatatttaaacattgtaTGCACAggatataatgaaaatgaaagaTACACAAGTTGATGACCTTCGATATGAAGCAGCAAGGTTGAGGAAAGCTCACGATGACTTATTGGCGACGTATGAGGCTAAGTTGGCAAAGCTTGGTGTGCCAGCGGAAGAACTGGGCTTCAAGTAAGTTTAGTTTCAGCGCCATCTAGTAGTACTACTCTGAACTCGATGCGATCGTAGCGGACATCAGTATCTTCAGAACGTCAATGAACTTCAGTTCATTGAATTATTGTTGGGGTTGttgattaaaaataacacagaaGCGGAGCTCTAACTGATATCGTCATGATGTTGACAGATGGCGTTagatttacttattattttaagaagttCTTAAATGCCTACGATTGTTTTTCGGTAGTTAGGTTGAATAATCTGCCCCATCAGTAGTGTTTCTTTCGtggaattttttaattatcttttattattattattaggcaTCACAAAAGCCTTGAGCAGTGTATTGCACTGCATAGAAGTCAATAATACTTACTGTAGGAAGGGAAAGGAGGACAATCTTGTGAAGAACTCTTCATATTAgtctcaatattatttaacactTAATAAAGGAATTGGTTTTTCAAATTCAACAAGATGTTTTCTTGCCATTGAAAagtgtttaataatatttctaccTATTAGTTACTCTACGTTCATAGAACAGTTGGTAGAATAATGTATAAGTATCTCTGCAGATCATACTAGTAACTAGAAACAAGGGCACAAAAtaaccaatttaaaaaattaataaaaaatccaatgattacattatttatatattatagaaaaggCTGGTGGCGAACGCCCCAT encodes:
- the LOC126977131 gene encoding dynein regulatory complex subunit 4, yielding MPPKGGKKAPAIIIDGVDTSEMSREKLEQFALKVKEELDKEREERNYFQLERDKIRTFWEITRQQLEEAKAELRNKERATEEAQEENEALLETEKQKIKHLKYEQQAAAAALRAENLVALKSAKEEYTEQEIELLHDKRVIRQEMREKQLSAQDELRRAKLIHAEELSKVRAEFEERARQIEDKADKKLHETKVELTVKHRTEIAEVEERKNKQLSELIAHHERAFSDLKNYYNDITLNNLGLISSLKQQMEEMQKVKERAEKIARDAVAESKSLREPLEAAIIDNKELKRQMSNYDRDKASLAAKTKQLASLEKQFEVLKWEYEVIQVRFDRILVERDELKARFSRAVLEVQQRAALKTALLEAKLKHFEGRDMGPSELHDIMKMKDTQVDDLRYEAARLRKAHDDLLATYEAKLAKLGVPAEELGFKPLKAVAVAGLSPIVGQGPAGLVTRDQI